A genomic region of Magnolia sinica isolate HGM2019 chromosome 6, MsV1, whole genome shotgun sequence contains the following coding sequences:
- the LOC131248372 gene encoding UDP-glucuronate 4-epimerase 3-like, producing MSQLKSISHLDNIPSTPGKFKMEKSPYIHRLRFHSSLTKLAFWSFTFLAILLFFFVGSPSSSPPSADPSRRSLRTSVWGGPAWEKRVRSSARVRNRNGVSVLVTGAAGFVGTHVSVALKQRGDGVLGLDNFNDYYDPALKRARQALLERSGVFVVEGDINDAALLRKLFDVVAFTHVMHLAAQAGVRYAMQNPSSYVHSNIAGLVSILEVCKSANPQPAIVWASSSSVYGLNSKVPFSERDRTDQPASLYAATKKAGEEIVHTYNHIYGLSITGLRFFTVYGPWGRPDMAYFFFTKDILKGKRIQIFEGPNHGTVARDFTYIDDIVKGCLASLDTAKKSTGNGGKKKGPAQLRVFNLGNTSPVPVTELVSILERLLKVKANKVMLKMPRNGDVQFTHANISLAQRELGYKPTTDLQTGLKKFVKWYLGYYSKSGKRSTG from the coding sequence ATGTCACAGCTAAAATCAATCTCCCATCTCGACAACATCCCATCGACTCCCGGAAAATTCAAGATGGAGAAATCGCCCTACATTCACCGCCTACGCTTCCATTCATCCCTCACGAAGCTCGCATTCTGGTCCTTCACCTTCCTCGccatcctcctcttcttctttgtcGGATCGCCCTCTTCGTCCCCTCCCTCCGCGGACCCCTCCCGCCGCTCCCTCCGCACCTCCGTATGGGGTGGCCCCGCCTGGGAGAAGCGCGTCCGTTCCTCGGCCCGTGTCCGCAACCGAAATGGCGTCTCTGTCCTCGTCACCGGCGCTGCTGGCTTCGTCGGCACCCACGTTTCTGTCGCCCTCAAGCAACGTGGCGACGGCGTCCTCGGCCTAGACAATTTCAACGACTACTACGACCCGGCCCTCAAGCGGGCCCGCCAGGCCCTCCTCGAGCGCTCTGGTGTCTTTGTCGTCGAGGGCGACATCAACGACGCCGCCCTCCTTCGCAAGCTCTTCGATGTGGTTGCCTTCACCCACGTCATGCACCTCGCTGCCCAGGCCGGCGTCCGCTACGCCATGCAGAACCCCAGTTCCTATGTCCACAGCAACATCGCTGGCCTTGTTAGCATCCTCGAAGTCTGCAAGTCTGCCAACCCACAGCCCGCTATCGTCTGGGCGTCGTCCAGTTCTGTCTATGGATTGAATTCGAAAGTGCCCTTCTCAGAGCGCGACCGCACTGATCAGCCCGCGAGTCTCTATGCTGCTACAAAGAAGGCTGGTGAAGAGATTGTTCACACGTACAATCACATCTATGGCCTGTCGATTACTGGGTTGCGGTTCTTTACTGTGTACGGCCCGTGGGGCCGCCCTGATATGGcatatttcttcttcaccaaagATATATTGAAAGGGAAGCGCATTCAGATCTTTGAAGGGCCCAATCATGGGACAGTCGCAAGGGATTTCACCTACATTGATGATATTGTGAAAGGGTGTTTGGCGTCGTTGGATACAGCAAAGAAGAGCACAGGGAATGGTGGGAAGAAGAAGGGTCCTGCGCAGCTGCGGGTGTTCAATTTGGGGAACACATCGCCGGTGCCCGTCACGGAGCTTGTCAGTATATTGGAGAGGCTGTTGAAGGTGAAGGCGAATAAGGTGATGCTGAAGATGCCGAGGAATGGGGATGTGCAGTTCACACATGCTAACATAAGCCTGGCACAGAGGGAGCTCGGGTACAAGCCTACAACGGATCTGCAGACGGGGCTGAAGAAATTTGTCAAGTGGTATCTTGGATACTACTCAAAATCGGGGAAGAGGAGCACAGGGTGA
- the LOC131248374 gene encoding small ribosomal subunit protein uS10y-like produces MAYAAMKPTKPGLEEPQEQVHRIRITLSSKNVKNLEKVCADLVRGAKDKRLTVKGPVRMPTKVLHITTRKSPCGEGTNTWDRFELRVHKRVIDLVSSSEVVKQITSITIEPGVEVEVTIADP; encoded by the exons ATGGCGTACGCAGCAATGAAACCTACGAAACCAGGGCTGGAAGAACCACAGGAGCAAGTTCACCGCATCCGTATTACTCTCTCCTCCAAGAATGTTAAAAATCTCGAGAAAG TGTGTGCTGATCTGGTTCGTGGGGCCAAAGACAAGAGGCTGACCGTCAAGGGACCAGTGCGGATGCCGACCAAGGTCCTCCACATCACCACCCGGAAGTCCCCTTGCGGAGAAG GAACCAACACATGGGATAGGTTCGAGCTTCGTGTGCACAAGCGAGTGATTGACCTTGTCAGCTCTTCTGAAGTGGTGAAGCAGATCACCTCTATCACCATTGAACCGGGTGTGGAGGTTGAGGTTACCATTGCTGATCCATGA